A stretch of Brassica napus cultivar Da-Ae chromosome C6, Da-Ae, whole genome shotgun sequence DNA encodes these proteins:
- the LOC106404089 gene encoding 40S ribosomal protein S14-2-like has product MSRRKTREPKEETVTLGPAVRDGEQVFGVVHIFASFNDTFIHVTDLSGRETLVRITGGMKVKADRDESSPYAAMLAAQDVAQRCKELGITAMHVKLRATGGNKTKTPGPGAQSALRALARSGMKIGRIEDVTPIPTDSTRRKSGRRGRRL; this is encoded by the exons ATG TCGAGGAGAAAGACTAGAGAGCCAAAGGAAGAGACAGTGACTCTTGGACCTGCTGTTCGTGATGGAGAGCAAGTCTTTGGTGTTGTCCACATCTTTGCATCTTTCAACGACACTTTCATC CACGTGACTGATTTGTCTGGACGTGAGACACTTGTTCGTATCACTG GTGGGATGAAGGTGAAAGCCGACAGAGATGAGTCCTCACCTTATGCTGCTATGCTTGCTGCACAAGATGTTGCTCAGCGATGCAAG GAACTTGGAATCACTGCGATGCATGTGAAGCTTCGTGCCACTGGTGGTAACAAGACCAAGACCCCTGGTCCTGGTGCTCAGTCTGCACTCAGAGCCCTTGCGCGTTCTGGCATGAAAATTGGTCGCATtg AGGATGTGACTCCAATCCCAACGGACAGTACTCGCCGAAAGAGTGGAAGAAGGGGAAGGAGGCTTTGA
- the LOC106404932 gene encoding uncharacterized protein LOC106404932 — protein sequence MDSSGAVVIHFDHGGDRHISTLVIKGRYEEITYSHLVDRICKKMNIDVAATKLQLSYFPLVVDNKRSCYILDDEDVLGYLMEVDKKNRRSVLHVELSEIILENQSNEHFSMNEEILSDARANYGMVEVEELAIVPQKQSDGYDHEKSNGEGDEMDDREELAAVTPVEETVVNVEWDDGIDMSMDQEFATKKEVRDLVNRGVHSNCFEVDILKSNPVLYVLKCRGVGCRWYLRAAKLKNSAFFTIRKYRKMHTCSRGEGSIIKRGKRGTPSLVASVVHADYPGQFKTPDPNTIINLVKNKLGVKVSYSTALRGKHQAVSDLRGNPEESFARLPSYLYMLEKMNPDTITRLVVDETNQFKYMFFALGACIEGFKAMRKVIIMNGTHLKGVYKGVLLIATAQDPDHHHYPLAFAVVDGEKNASWEWFLTILKTLIPDDPQLVFCTDRNQSIIKKVHEVYPLAIHGYCNYHLSNNVSGACSNVNKKGVAKKFRKIAGMYTEIEFRKFYNDFRSTYPQAAAYLDDSVHETK from the coding sequence ATGGATAGTAGTGGAGCTGTGGTGATACATTTTGATCATGGTGGAGACCGGCATATTTCTACATTAGTGATAAAAGGAAGATATGAGGAGATTACTTATTCTCACTTGGTTGATAGAATAtgcaagaaaatgaatatcgaTGTAGCTGCGACGAAGCTTCAACTGAGTTACTTTCCTCTGGTCGTGGATAATAAGAGGTCTTGTtatattttggatgatgaagatgttttaGGATATTTAATGGAGGTAGACAAGAAAAACCGGCGTAGTGTCTTGCATGTGGAGCTTTCCGAAATCATCTTAGAAAATCAGAGTAACGAGCATTTTTCTATGAATGAGGAAATTCTGAGTGATGCCAGAGCTAATTATGGTATGGTTGAAGTTGAGGAGTTGGCAATTGTTCCTCAAAAACAATCAGATGGGTACGACCATGAGAAAAGCAATGGAGAGGGTGATGAAATGGATGATAGGGAGGAGTTGGCAGCTGTTACACCAGTTGAAGAAACAGTTGTCAATGTTGAGTGGGATGATGGTATTGATATGAGTATGGATCAAGAATTTGCAACTAAGAAGGAAGTGAGGGATTTAGTGAACAGAGGAGTGCATTCGAATTGTTTTGAGGTTGATATATTGAAGTCGAATCCTGTTCTTTACGTATTGAAATGTCGTGGAGTTGGATGCAGATGGTATTTACGAGCTGCAAAGCTGAAAAACTCGGCATTTTTCACTATCAGAAAGTATAGAAAGATGCATACGTGTTCTCGGGGAGAGGGAAGTATAATCAAGAGGGGGAAAAGAGGCACACCAAGCTTGGTCGCATCAGTGGTGCACGCTGATTATCCAGGCCAATTCAAGACTCCAGATCCAAATACTATCATAAATTTGGTGAAAAACAAACTAGGAGTCAAGGTTTCATATTCTACGGCTTTGAGAGGGAAACACCAAGCTGTCAGTGATCTGCGTGGTAACCCTGAGGAGAGTTTTGCTAGACTGCCATCTTACTTGTACATGTTAGAAAAGATGAATCCTGATACCATTACACGATTAGTAGTGGATGAGACTAATCAGTTTAAGTATATGTTCTTTGCGCTCGGAGCTTGCATCGAAGGGTTTAAGGCGATGAGGAAAGTGATAATAATGAATGGAACTCACCTAAAGGGTGTGTACAAAGGAGTGCTTCTCATTGCCACTGCTCAGGATCCAGACCATCATCATTATCCCCTCGCTTTTGCGGTAGTAGATGGTGAGAAAAATGCGAGCTGGGAGTGGTTTTTGACTATATTGAAAACTTTGATACCAGATGATCCCCAGCTTGTATTTTGTACTGATAGAAACCAAAGCATCATCAAGAAAGTACACGAGGTGTACCCATTGGCAATTCATGGATATTGCAATTATCACTTGTCAAATAATGTCAGCGGAGCATGCAGCAATGTTAACAAGAAAGGGGTTGCCAAAAAGTTCAGAAAAATTGCTGGTATGTACACAGAGATAGAGTTCAGAAAGTTCTACAATGATTTCAGGAGCACGTATCCTCAGGCCGCCGCTTATCTAGATGACAGTGTTCATGAGACCAAATGA
- the LOC106406846 gene encoding pentatricopeptide repeat-containing protein At1g08070, chloroplastic: MLRNLRGRFLPFSCNATTKVRYSTCSAAITLSDDSHEQSSYVPPTDHPNLPESPNVSVSRDTRDYISAILTCKNVSEVGKIHAQAIVNGFLQELTVANKLLYIYSQFRAIADAETLFDEMSVKDPVSWSVMVGGFAKTNDFVNSLRVFREILRSSLNLDNYTLPIMIRVCREKRDVVVGRLIHKVALKSGMDLDCYVCAALVDMYAKCGEIGDACKLFDEMPKRDLVTWTVMIGACADSGKPDESWVLFERMRNEGIVPDRAAVVTIVNACAKLGALHKAVILHDYIRLMNFPVGVVLGTALIDMHAKCGNLDAAREMFDSMKERNVISWSAMIAAYGYHGKATMALELFYVMVGDGRLPPNEITFVSLLNACSHAGFVKEGLEIFDLMTKYGVRPNVKHYTCMIDLLGRAGRLTEASEMIETMSIQKDETLWGSFLGACRIHKNVEMAEKAAMFLLELQPQNPGHYILLSNIYANDGKWEEVSKVRNLMNQRGLKKVPGYTWIEANNRTHRFKVGDMTHPKSKEIYDALRDLTEKLEEAGFVPDTNFVLHDVDEEVKVGMLSLHSEKLALAFGLIATPDGSLLRITKNLRVCGDCHSFFKFASLVTKRDIIVRDANRFHFFKEGSCSCGDYW; this comes from the coding sequence ATGTTGAGAAATCTCAGAGGTAGATTTCTTCCCTTCTCGTGCAACGCCACCACCAAGGTGCGATACTCCACTTGTTCAGCGGCGATTACACTCTCGGATGATTCACACGAACAATCCTCCTATGTTCCTCCCACTGATCACCCGAACTTACCCGAATCTCCTAACGTCTCCGTCTCTCGAGACACCAGAGATTACATCTCCGCGATCCTTACCTGCAAAAATGTGTCAGAGGTTGGGAAAATCCACGCCCAAGCAATCGTCAATGGCTTCTTACAAGAGCTTACCGTCGCAAACAAGCTCCTTTACATATACTCTCAATTCAGAGCCATAGCTGATGCAGAGACTCTGTTCGATGAAATGAGCGTTAAGGATCCGGTCTCCTGGAGCGTGATGGTTGGTGGGTTTGCGAAAACTAACGATTTCGTCAACAGTTTGCGAGTTTTTAGAGAGATTCTTCGATCAAGTTTGAATCTTGATAACTACACGTTGCCTATAATGATTAGGGTTTgcagagagaagagagatgtcGTGGTAGGTAGATTGATTCATAAAGTAGCGTTGAAGTCGGGCATGGATTTGGACTGTTATGTTTGTGCTGCGCTTGTTGATATGTACGCTAAATGTGGAGAGATTGGTGATGCATGTAAgctgttcgatgaaatgcctaaGAGAGACCTTGTGACTTGGACCGTGATGATTGGTGCGTGTGCTGATTCAGGGAAGCCTGATGAATCGTGGGTTTTGTTCGAAAGGATGAGGAATGAAGGGATTGTCCCTGATAGAGCTGCTGTTGTCACCATCGTTAACGCTTGTGCTAAGCTTGGAGCTTTGCACAAGGCGGTGATACTTCATGATTACATCCGCTTGATGAATTTTCCTGTTGGTGTGGTTCTTGGAACAGCTTTGATTGATATGCATGCGAAATGTGGGAACCTTGATGCTGCGAGAGAGATGTTTGATTCGATGAAGGAGAGAAATGTTATCTCGTGGAGTGCGATGATTGCCGCTTATGGGTACCACGGGAAAGCAACTATGGCTCTTGAGCTTTTTTATGTGATGGTTGGAGATGGAAGGTTACCTCCTAATGAGATCACTTTTGTTTCTCTGCTTAATGCTTGCAGCCACGCAGGGTTTGTCAAAGAGGGTCTCGAGATTTTTGATTTGATGACAAAGTACGGCGTTAGGCCAAACGTGAAACACTATACTTGTATGATTGATCTCTTGGGTCGAGCTGGTAGGCTCACTGAGGCTAGTGAGATGATTGAAACCATGTCTAttcaaaaagatgaaactttatGGGGTTCCTTTCTCGGAGCTTGCAGGATCCATAAGAATGTAGAAATGGCAGAGAAGGCTGCTATGTTCTTGCTTGAGCTACAGCCACAAAACCCAGGTCACTACATTTTACTCTCTAACATTTATGCAAACGACGGTAAGTGGGAGGAGGTTTCTAAAGTTAGGAACTTGATGAACCAACGAGGTTTAAAGAAAGTCCCCGGTTATACTTGGATTGAAGCTAATAACAGAACACATAGGTTCAAAGTTGGGGACATGACTCATCCTAAGTCTAAAGAGATATATGATGCTCTCAGGGACTTGACTGAGAAGCTTGAAGAGGCGGGTTTTGTCCCTGATACAAACTTTGTGTTGCATGATGTCGATGAAGAGGTTAAAGTCGGGATGTTATCTTTACATAGCGAAAAGCTAGCGTTAGCGTTTGGTTTGATCGCGACTCCTGATGGTAGTCTCTTAAGAATCACGAAGAATCTCAGGGTATGTGGTGACTGCCATAGCTTTTTCAAGTTTGCATCATTGGTTACAAAGCGAGATATTATTGTAAGAGATGCAAATCGGTTTCATTTCTTCAAAGAAGGTTCTTGTTCATGTGGAGACTATTGGTAA